In Verrucomicrobiota bacterium, the genomic window CTGGCGGTGTTGATCTGCTTCGAGGATGTCTTCGCGGCGTCGGGGCGCGAGGCGGCGTCGGCTGGGGTGGACTTCCTTGTGAACCTGACAAACGACGGGTGGTTCAACGAAAGCGCCGAGCAATGGCAGCACGCCGCGAATGCATCGTTCCGCGCGGTCGAGAACGGCGTGCCGCTCGTGCGCTGCACGAACAACGGGCTCACGTGCTGGGTGGACGCGCGCGGACGAATGCACGCGGTTTACTTCGAGGGCTCGGAAGACGTGTATCAACGCGGGTTCAAAACAGTGACCGTCCCGCTGCCCGCGGAGGGAGCACCGCGCGCGCGAACCTTCTACAACCGGCACGGCGACTGGCTGGGATGGAGCTGCGTCGCGCTGACGCTGGCGGTTGCGGGAATGTCCCTGCGGCGGGCGAAGCGTCCCTGACCCGGAAATCCGCGCGCCCGAAATCCGTCACGCGAGGATGTCGCGGATGACGCTGCCGTGGTCGATCTCGAGCCGCTTGCGGCCGGGCACTTCAAGGCGGCGGAGGTCCAGGCCGAGCAGGTGGCATACGGTCGCGTGAATGTCGGTGACGTAATGGCCTTCGCCGAGCGCGTGGTATCCGAGTTCATCCGTTTCGCCGTGCGTGATGCCGCGTTTCACTCCCGCGCCCGCGAACCAGATCGTGAACCCGTGCGGATGATGGTCGCGGCCGTCCTTGCCGCCGCCGCGTTGCTCAAGCCCCGGCGTTCGGCCGAACTCGGTGCAGAAGACCACGAGCGTTTCGTCGAGCAGGCCCCGCGCCTTCATGTCCTTCAACAGGCCGGCCACGGGTTTGTCCACGCTCGCGCACATCTTGGCGTGGTTCTCCTTCAGCTTCTGGTGCGAGTCCCACGTGCCGTAGGCGCTCGGATACACCTGCACGAAGCGCACGCCGCGCTCGATGAGCCGGCGCGCGGTGAGCAGGCGCTGGCCCGAAGCCTTCGTCGCGTCGTGGTCGAGCCCGTAGCGCTTCGTGGTCGCGTCGCTCTCGGACTTGAAGTCGAGCGCCTCGGGCACGGACGCCTGCATGCGGAACGCGAGTTCGTAGGCCTTGATGCGTGCCCGCAACGCGTCGTCGGCCGGATACTCGACGGCCGCAAGGCGGTTGAGCCGGCCGATGAGTTCGAACTCGTCGCGCTGCTGCGCCTCCGTCTGCCCCGCTGTGCGCTGGCCGAAGGGCAGCGGGTTCTTCGGGTCGAGCGCGAACGGCACGCCCGCGTGCTGCGGGCCGAGATACAGGGAATCGATGCTCCAGCGCGTCGTGGAATTGGTCGGGCCGCCGAGCACGACGAACTTCGGCAGGTTTTCGTTCATCGAGCCGAGTCCGTAGTGAATCCACGCGCCGAGGCTTGGCTGTTGTTCGTCGAGCCGGTGCCGGCCGGTGTGGAACTGGTTCTCGGCGAAGTGATCGTTGTCCGTCGTCCACATGTTGCGCACGAAGCAGAGGTCGTCCGCGCACGTCGAGAGGTTCGGCCACCAGTCGGTCATCGCCACGCCGCACTGGCCGTGCTGCGCAAAGCCGACCTGCATCGGGTAGATGATCGGATACACGTCGCGCACGTTGACCTCCTGCGCGGGCACGGAGCGGAAGCGCGTGTGATGCTTCGGCGAGTTGATGGGATTCTCGAAGGGCAGCTTGTCGAACGTCTTGCCCGCGTGTTTCGTAAGCTCGGGCTTGGGGTCGAACGTCTCCACGTGGCTGTATCCGCCGCTGAGGAAAATCCAGAGCACGGACTTCGCCTTCGGCGCGAAGAGCGGCCGGCCCTGCGGCGCGGCGGCGGGGGATGGAGCCGCTGCCCCCGCAAGGCCATCGCGCGCGAGCATCGCGCCGAGCGCAAGCCCGGTGAAACCCATCCCGAGGTCGGACAGGAACACGCGCCGGGGAACGCGTCCGCACGGCGGGCCGTGGAAACCAGGTGTGTGGCTCATGGATTGACGGACGCATCTTCGCCGAGCAGCGGCGGCGCGTCAACTGGTGCGGTGCTTCGTCGCGATTCGCGTTGCGATACCACGCGGGTGTGAAACCATCCGGCTCCATCCATGGGCAAACGCGCGCTCATCGTCACACTCATCGTGTTCGCCTTCCTGCTGGCGGGCGTGATGATGTTCTGGCCCGACCCGCCGCCGCCGCGCAAACCGCTGCCGAGCCCGAACGGTTACGATGAACTGGTGAAAGCCGCGGCCCTGCTGGGCGCGGAAGCTCCGGGATTTCGGACCAATACTCTCGACGAACTCCGTTGGATCGCGGAGCGAAATACGAACGCACTTGCCAAGGCGCGGCTGGCTCTGGCGCTGGAGAGTCGCGTGCCGGATGATTTCACGCCGGACTACCTGGACCGGCGACTTAATGAACTTACAGCGATGCGCCAGCTCGCGGTTGCCTTCGCCGCCGACGCCCGACTCGCCGGCCTCGATGCCCGCCCTTCCGAGGCACTGCGGAGTTCGCTCGACGCCGTGCGGTTGGGCGCAAACTCGATGCGCGGCGGATTGTTGATCGCCCGGCTGGTTGGTGTCGCATGCGAAAACGTCGGCCTCG contains:
- a CDS encoding DUF1501 domain-containing protein, translating into MSHTPGFHGPPCGRVPRRVFLSDLGMGFTGLALGAMLARDGLAGAAAPSPAAAPQGRPLFAPKAKSVLWIFLSGGYSHVETFDPKPELTKHAGKTFDKLPFENPINSPKHHTRFRSVPAQEVNVRDVYPIIYPMQVGFAQHGQCGVAMTDWWPNLSTCADDLCFVRNMWTTDNDHFAENQFHTGRHRLDEQQPSLGAWIHYGLGSMNENLPKFVVLGGPTNSTTRWSIDSLYLGPQHAGVPFALDPKNPLPFGQRTAGQTEAQQRDEFELIGRLNRLAAVEYPADDALRARIKAYELAFRMQASVPEALDFKSESDATTKRYGLDHDATKASGQRLLTARRLIERGVRFVQVYPSAYGTWDSHQKLKENHAKMCASVDKPVAGLLKDMKARGLLDETLVVFCTEFGRTPGLEQRGGGKDGRDHHPHGFTIWFAGAGVKRGITHGETDELGYHALGEGHYVTDIHATVCHLLGLDLRRLEVPGRKRLEIDHGSVIRDILA